The Argentina anserina chromosome 3, drPotAnse1.1, whole genome shotgun sequence genome includes a region encoding these proteins:
- the LOC126786875 gene encoding auxilin-like protein 1, giving the protein MDDSWRMRMGMPSVPGRHSGADRTSTRSVFPAYSGAAKIFEADVDFADVFGGPPRSVPRQSTGCSTSSFFEEIFRPVVVSTSEKSGRSLPEFRIPSRSAGFYSDIFGSDDEFQRRSRERSRPNSVAKSNSSSVLSSEELSPLRPVIRDDVALSSFASKLRPINVRWDSSTMKPAYKESHSEKQGIPAGVNCKSNENTYDEHTRASYFGFTRKALSPETISIEPSSFRSVKLSTEDLELLNSPSSEVSSICQEHDLHEAKTGILHDPVLPGLEVEVQKQEELDDEEEEEEEDDDDDDDEVMSSYVIEINSDHREGTCEEDNLEEAIAWAKEKFQSFSASEKESNMTAHDHNEQAIEMDEGRPNGDECSDQQRDAHEMTRTSEVLALQEYKNTTLIHIIIEVSELFTSSNNGEEKTWLGEDEKQHSDKDMELELLDEDVRLWSAGKESNIRMLLSTLHQILWPNSGWYATPLTSLIESSQVKKAYQKARLCLHPDKLQQRSATPAQKYVAEKAFCILQDAWSLFISQDVFIF; this is encoded by the exons ATGGATGATTCCTGGCGCATGCGCATGGGAATGCCGAGCGTTCCCGGCCGGCACTCCGGTGCAGACCGAACCTCGACGCGTTCGGTATTCCCCGCCTATTCGGGGGCCGCCAAAATTTTTGAAGCGGACGTCGACTTTGCCGACGTGTTTGGGGGTCCCCCACGTAGCGTTCCCCGCCAATCTACCGGCTGCTCCACTTCGTCGTTCTTTGAGGAGATTTTCCGGCCGGTGGTCGTATCTACATCTGAAAAGAGCGGCAGGAGCTTGCCGGAGTTCAGGATTCCATCGAGGAGTGCGGGTTTCTATAGTGATATCTTTGGATCGGACGACGAGTTCCAGCGGAGGTCTAGAGAGCGGTCGAGGCCGAACTCTGTGGCCAAGTCGAATTCATCTTCGGTGCTGAGCTCGGAGGAGCTGAGTCCTCTCCGACCGGTCATCCGCGATGACGTGGCGTTGTCGTCGTTTGCTTCGAAGCTCAG GCCAATAAATGTGAGATGGGATTCATCGACCATGAAGCCCGCCTATAAGGAATCACATTCAGAAAAACAAGGCATACCAGCAGGTGTTAATTGCAAAAGTAACGAAAACACATACGATGAACATACTAGAGCTTCCTACTTTGGGTTCACACGGAAGGCTTTGTCACCTGAAACCATTAGTATCGAACCGAGTTCATTTCGAAGTGTCAAGCTATCCACGGAGGATCTTGAACTACTCAACTCCCCTTCATCGGAAGTCTCTTCGATTTGTCAAGAACATGACTTACATGAGGCCAAAACGGGAATTCTTCATGATCCTGTTTTGCCAGGATTAGAAGTGGAGGTgcaaaaacaagaagaactagacgatgaagaagaagaagaagaagaa gatgatgatgatgacgatgatgaAGTGATGAGCTCTTATGTGATTGAGATCAATTCTGACCATAGAGAGGGTACATGTGAAGAAGATAACCTTGAAGAAGCAATTGCTTGGGCCAAAGAGAAGTTCCAAAGTTTTAGTGCTTCTGAAAAAGAATCGAACATGACAGCTCATGATCACAACGAGCAGGCCATTGAAATGGATGAAG GAAGGCCTAACGGGGATGAATGCTCGGATCAACAAAGAGATGCACACGAAATGACTAGAACTTCTGAGGTATTGGCTTTACAAGAATACAAGAATACAACATTAATTCATATTATAATTGAAGTCTCAGAATTGTTTACCTCCTCGAACAAT GGAGAAGAAAAAACATGGTTAGGTGAAGATGAAAAGCAACATTCAGATAAAGAT ATGGAGCTGGAGTTATTGGATGAAGATGTAAGGTTATGGTCAGCTGGGAAGGAATCAAACATTCGAATGCTTCTTTCAACACTACACCAG ATTCTATGGCCCAATAGTGGATGGTATGCAACACCTCTGACGAGCCTAATAGAAAGTTCACAGGTCAAGAAAGCCTATCAAAAGGCAAGGCTATGTCTCCACCCTGACAAACTGCAACAAAGATCAGCAACACCTGCTCAAAAATATGTTGCTGAAAAAGCTTTCTGCATTCTCCAG GATGCATGGTCTCTATTCATCTCCCAAGATGTGTTCATATTTTAG
- the LOC126787954 gene encoding pentatricopeptide repeat-containing protein At1g09900, translated as MLSIRMRGAARRLKLRYTCESATSLSEYPFSLVELSRFLSSVSSRSSDPSSGFCYETRPHCVESSDFDDCNSGNGGFRQMGNRNIGRESQSFKLLEVSDSEEGNDRDSDNEDHDLMVWSSNRDCEVKVNLGRSEGGGGEEEYRHPLVREVCRLIELRTEWTPKFEGELRHLLRSLKPNQVCAVLKSQADERVALNFFYWADRQWRYKHDPVVYYAMLEVLGKTKLCQGARRVLRLMARRRIELRSEAFGLLMVSYSRAGKLRHALRVLTLMQKAGLDLDVAMCNTAIYVLVKGNKLEKALRTLKRMKLIGIAPNVVSYNCLIKGYCDMQRVEDALHLLDEMPNKGCNPDKVSYYTVMDFLCKEKRVKEVRDLMEKMINIGGLLPDQVTYNNLVHVLCKHGYGDEAIEFLREAEEKGFRFDKVGYSAIVHSFCKDGRIDTAKEIVSEMFSKGCAPDVVTYTAVLNGYCRLGKMDQAKKMLQHMHKHGCKPNTVSYTALLNGLCRGGNSLEAREMMNTSEEEWWTPNAITYSALMHGFRREGKLVEACDTVKEMIKKGFFPNPVEINLLIQSLCEEGKMDEAKCFMEECLNKGCAVNVINFTTVIHGYCQKDDLVAALSLLDDMYLSNKHPDAVTYTAVVNALGKKGRLQEAAELIMKMLGKGIDPTPVTYRMIIHWYCKMNRVDDLLKLLEKMFSRKNCKTAYNQVIEKLCRFGNLQEADKLLSKVLRTASRNDAETCHVLMDGYLRKGIPLSAYKVACRMFNRNLIPDLKLCEKVTKRLMIEGNSKEADNLMLRFVERGCISNHHLES; from the coding sequence ATGTTGTCTATACGAATGAGAGGAGCAGCTCGGCGGCTCAAGCTTCGTTACACGTGTGAGTCCGCTACCTCTCTTTCTGAGTACCCATTTAGTTTAGTTGAGCTTTCTCGGTTTTTATCGTCGGTTAGTTCAAGAAGCTCCGACCCAAGTTCGGGTTTTTGTTATGAAACTAGGCCTCATTGTGTTGAAAGTAGTGATTTTGATGATTGTAATAGTGGGAATGGTGGTTTTAGGCAAATGGGTAATCGGAATATTGGGCGTGAAAGCCAAAGCTTTAAGCTTTTGGAAGTGTCAGATAGTGAAGAAGGGAATGATAGAGATAGTGATAATGAGGATCATGATTTAATGGTGTGGAGTTCTAATAGGGATTGTGAGGTTAAAGTGAATTTGGGTAGAAGTGAAGGAGGTGGAGGTGAGGAGGAATATAGACACCCTTTGGTGAGAGAGGTGTGTAGGTTGATTGAGCTTAGGACAGAATGGACTCCAAAGTTTGAAGGGGAATTGAGGCACTTGTTAAGGAGCTTGAAGCCGAATCAGGTTTGTGCTGTTTTGAAGTCTCAGGCTGATGAGAGAGTtgctttgaattttttttactggGCGGATAGGCAGTGGCGGTATAAGCATGACCCGGTTGTGTATTATGCAATGCTTGAGGTGCTTGGGAAGACTAAGTTGTGCCAAGGTGCTAGGAGGGTTCTTAGGTTGATGGCACGCAGGCGGATTGAGCTTCGGTCTGAAGCTTTTGGTCTTTTGATGGTGTCGTATAGTCGAGCGGGCAAGTTGAGGCATGCGTTGCGTGTGTTGACTTTGATGCAGAAAGCAGGACTTGATCTTGATGTGGCAATGTGTAATACTGCGATTTATGTTTTGGTGAAGGGTAATAAGTTGGAGAAGGCGTTGAGGACCTTGAAAAGGATGAAGCTTATTGGGATTGCACCAAATGTTGTCAGTTATAATTGTTTGATAAAGGGGTATTGTGATATGCAACGTGTAGAAGATGCACTTCACTTGCTGGATGAAATGCCGAACAAGGGTTGTAATCCTGATAAAGTTAGTTACTATACTGTGATGGATTTCCTTTGTAAGGAGAAGAGGGTCAAAGAAGTGAGGGACTTGATGGAGAAGATGATCAACATTGGTGGGTTGTTACCAGACCAGGTTACTTATAATAATCTTGTCCATGTGCTTTGTAAGCATGGGTATGGTGATGAGGCAATTGAATTTTTAAGGGAAGCTGAAGAGAAGGGATTTCGGTTTGATAAGGTTGGCTATAGTGCTATTGTACATTCATTTTGTAAGGATGGTAGGATTGACACGGCAAAAGAAATTGTTAGTGAAATGTTTTCAAAAGGTTGCGCCCCAGATGTTGTAACCTACACTGCCGTTCTGAATGGTTATTGTCGACTTGGGAAGATGGATCAAGCTAAAAAGATGCTTCAGCACATGCATAAGCATGGTTGCAAGCCAAATACTGTATCATATACGGCCTTATTAAATGGACTCTGTCGTGGTGGGAACTCATTGGAGGCAAGAGAAATGATGAACACGAGTGAGGAAGAATGGTGGACACCAAATGCTATTACTTATAGTGCTCTGATGCATGGATTTCGGAGAGAAGGGAAACTGGTTGAAGCTTGTGATACTGTCAAGGAGATGATTAAAAAGGGATTTTTCCCTAACCCAGTTGAAATTAATCTCTTAATTCAGTCTCTTTGCGAAGAGGGGAAGATGGATGAGGCTAAATGTTTCATGGAGGAGTGTCTAAACAAAGGTTGTGCTGTTAATGTTATCAATTTTACTACTGTTATTCATGGATATTGTCAAAAAGATGACTTGGTGGCGGCTCTGTCATTGCTTGACGACATGTATCTCAGCAACAAACACCCAGATGCAGTAACTTATACAGCAGTGGTCAATGCATTGGGAAAGAAAGGTCGACTACAAGAGGCAGCAGAACTTATTATGAAGATGCTGGGTAAGGGTATTGACCCGACTCCCGTCACATACAGGATGATCATCCACTGGTACTGTAAGATGAATAGGGTGGATGATTTATTGAAATTATTGGAGAAGATGTTCTCTAGGAAAAATTGCAAAACTGCATATAATCAAGTGATTGAGAAGCTTTGTAGATTTGGGAACTTACAGGAGGCTGATAAACTACTGAGTAAGGTGTTGAGAACAGCTTCAAGAAATGATGCTGAGACGTGCCATGTACTTATGGATGGTTATTTACGAAAGGGGATACCTCTGTCAGCATACAAAGTGGCTTGTCGAATGTTCAATCGGAATTTGATTCCTGATTTAAAGTTGTGCGAGAAAGTGACTAAGAGACTGATGATAGAAGGAAACTCCAAAGAGGCAGACAACCTTATGCTAAGGTTTGTTGAGCGTGGATGCATATCAAACCATCATCTGGAAAGCTAA
- the LOC126787972 gene encoding putative hydrolase C777.06c isoform X2 has translation MAAENGTCTAAVGGDARSALIFIGTGCSSAVPNAMCLIQPSDPPCRVCSQALSLPPERNPNYRCNTSLLIDYRRSDGEHSYVLVDVGKTFREQVLRWFTRYKIPRVDSVVLTHEHADAVLGLDDIRTVQPFSPTNDIDPTPIYLTQFAMESIAVKFPYLVQKKLKEGQEVRRVTQLDWRLIEDCCETPFVASGLQFVPLPVMHGEDYVSLGYLFGDQSRIAYISDVSRFLPSTEQLISKDGGGQLDLLILDTLYKVDVIVY, from the exons ATGGCGGCAGAGAACGGAACCTGCACCGCCGCCGTCGGCGGAGATGCCCGATCGGCGCTGATATTCATCGGCACCGGATGCTCCAGCGCCGTCCCCAACGCAATGTGCCTCATCCAGCCCTCCGATCCGCCCTGCCGCGTCTGCTCTCAGGCGCTGTCGCTTCCGCCTGAGCGAAACCCTAATTACAG GTGCAACACGTCGCTGCTGATCGATTATCGCCGGAGCGACGGCGAGCACAGCTATGTGTTGGTCGATGTGGGAAAGACGTTCAGGGAGCAAGTGCTGCGGTGGTTCACTCGCTATAAGATTCCTAGAGTTGATTCT GTTGTTTTGACTCATGAGCATGCTGATGCAGTTCTTGGTCTGGATGATATACGTACTGTTCAACCTTTTAGTCCCACCAATGATATTGATCCAACTCCTATCTACCTTACTCAATTTGCGATGGAGAG CATTGCGGTGAAGTTCCCTTACCTGGTTCAGAAGAAACTTAAGGAGGGCCAAGAAGTCAGACGTGTAACACAACTGGACTGGAGGCTAATTGAGGATTGTTGTGAAACACCTTTTGTTGCATCAGGCCTACAGTTCGTTCCTTTGCCA GTGATGCATGGGGAAGATTATGTCAGCTTGGGTTATCTATTTGGTGACCAGTCACGAATAGCTTATATATCTGACGTGTCGCGTTTTCTTCCAAGCACTGAGCAGT TGATTTCGAAAGATGGTGGTGGGCAGTTGGATCTTCTTATCTTGGACACATTATACAAG GTTGATGTAATCGTGTATTAA
- the LOC126787972 gene encoding putative hydrolase C777.06c isoform X1: MAAENGTCTAAVGGDARSALIFIGTGCSSAVPNAMCLIQPSDPPCRVCSQALSLPPERNPNYRCNTSLLIDYRRSDGEHSYVLVDVGKTFREQVLRWFTRYKIPRVDSVVLTHEHADAVLGLDDIRTVQPFSPTNDIDPTPIYLTQFAMESIAVKFPYLVQKKLKEGQEVRRVTQLDWRLIEDCCETPFVASGLQFVPLPVMHGEDYVSLGYLFGDQSRIAYISDVSRFLPSTEQLISKDGGGQLDLLILDTLYKNGSHNTHFCFPQTLEAVKRICPKRALLIGMTHEFDHQKDNEFLVEWSKREGIPVQLAHDGLRVPLDL; the protein is encoded by the exons ATGGCGGCAGAGAACGGAACCTGCACCGCCGCCGTCGGCGGAGATGCCCGATCGGCGCTGATATTCATCGGCACCGGATGCTCCAGCGCCGTCCCCAACGCAATGTGCCTCATCCAGCCCTCCGATCCGCCCTGCCGCGTCTGCTCTCAGGCGCTGTCGCTTCCGCCTGAGCGAAACCCTAATTACAG GTGCAACACGTCGCTGCTGATCGATTATCGCCGGAGCGACGGCGAGCACAGCTATGTGTTGGTCGATGTGGGAAAGACGTTCAGGGAGCAAGTGCTGCGGTGGTTCACTCGCTATAAGATTCCTAGAGTTGATTCT GTTGTTTTGACTCATGAGCATGCTGATGCAGTTCTTGGTCTGGATGATATACGTACTGTTCAACCTTTTAGTCCCACCAATGATATTGATCCAACTCCTATCTACCTTACTCAATTTGCGATGGAGAG CATTGCGGTGAAGTTCCCTTACCTGGTTCAGAAGAAACTTAAGGAGGGCCAAGAAGTCAGACGTGTAACACAACTGGACTGGAGGCTAATTGAGGATTGTTGTGAAACACCTTTTGTTGCATCAGGCCTACAGTTCGTTCCTTTGCCA GTGATGCATGGGGAAGATTATGTCAGCTTGGGTTATCTATTTGGTGACCAGTCACGAATAGCTTATATATCTGACGTGTCGCGTTTTCTTCCAAGCACTGAGCAGT TGATTTCGAAAGATGGTGGTGGGCAGTTGGATCTTCTTATCTTGGACACATTATACAAG AATGGATCCCATAACACTCACTTTTGCTTCCCACAG ACTCTAGAAGCTGTAAAGAGGATTTGTCCTAAACGGGCCCTGTTAATTGGAATGACTCATGAGTTTGACCACCAGAAGGACAATGAATTTCTTGTGGAATGGTCTAAGCG GGAAGGCATACCTGTGCAGCTTGCGCATGATGGTTTGAGAGTGCCCCTAGACCTATGA